A window of the Streptomyces luomodiensis genome harbors these coding sequences:
- a CDS encoding ATP-binding protein yields the protein MDSDHESDDRPPPRPPVPPKDPYVYTLQSSRQATSAKVCRDFVACVLNSVGQEELVEVATLCTSELATNAFLHAEGDSVMLRVVIESPRFRVLVYDASAELPTVARLPVGDRLYGRGLGLVAALVDGWGTAEGDAGGTYAKGVWFELVGTEEDEGRP from the coding sequence ATGGATTCCGATCACGAGTCCGACGACCGTCCCCCACCGCGCCCGCCCGTTCCCCCCAAGGACCCGTACGTCTACACCCTCCAGAGCAGCCGGCAGGCGACCTCCGCCAAGGTCTGCCGGGACTTCGTCGCCTGCGTCCTGAACTCCGTGGGCCAGGAGGAACTGGTCGAGGTGGCGACGCTGTGCACCTCGGAGCTGGCCACCAACGCCTTTCTGCACGCCGAGGGCGACTCCGTGATGCTCCGGGTGGTGATCGAGTCCCCCCGCTTCCGCGTCCTGGTCTACGACGCCTCCGCCGAGCTCCCCACCGTCGCCCGCCTCCCCGTGGGCGACCGCCTCTACGGCCGCGGCCTCGGACTGGTGGCGGCCCTGGTCGACGGGTGGGGTACGGCGGAGGGGGACGCGGGCGGGACGTATGCCAAGGGGGTCTGGTTCGAGCTCGTGGGCACGGAGGAGGACGAGGGCCGGCCTTGA
- a CDS encoding class I SAM-dependent methyltransferase, translated as MGHVDVDAFDSLLGDEGQALLSALRDYDPAKELATATRLRRDHPPALVSAALTQAELRQRAVAKFGSEDAHRMYFTPNGVEQATRTSVAEYRAARFAEFGVRRTADLCCGIGGDAIALARAGISVLAVDRDPLTCAVARANAEALGLADLIEVRCADVTGIDTRPFDAVFVDPARRGGRGRVFDPEAYSPPLSWAVEAARTTPRAALKIAPGVPHEAIPEDAEAEWISDHGHVKEAVLWFGTARPGLRRATLLPSVHSLIGTPHLPDPGPGPVGRWLYEPDGAVIRAHLVADVAARVGGRLIDPTIAYITTDELRPTPYATAYEITDVLPFNLKKLKALLREREVGVATIKKRGSAIEPEHLRKKLRLEGENACTIVLTRSAGAPTMLLGHPAQP; from the coding sequence ATGGGCCATGTGGACGTTGACGCCTTCGACTCACTGCTCGGCGACGAGGGGCAGGCGCTGCTCTCCGCGCTGCGCGACTACGACCCGGCGAAGGAGCTCGCCACCGCGACGCGGCTGCGCCGGGACCATCCCCCGGCGCTGGTCTCGGCGGCCCTGACCCAGGCCGAGCTGCGGCAGCGGGCGGTGGCCAAATTCGGCTCCGAGGACGCCCACCGCATGTACTTCACGCCGAACGGCGTCGAGCAGGCCACCCGCACCTCCGTCGCCGAGTACCGGGCCGCCCGCTTCGCGGAGTTCGGCGTCCGCCGCACGGCCGATCTGTGCTGCGGGATCGGCGGCGACGCGATCGCGCTCGCACGCGCCGGGATCTCCGTACTCGCCGTCGACCGTGACCCGCTGACCTGCGCCGTCGCCCGCGCCAACGCCGAGGCGCTCGGCCTTGCCGATCTCATCGAGGTCCGCTGCGCCGATGTCACCGGCATCGACACCCGGCCCTTCGACGCGGTCTTCGTCGACCCGGCCCGGCGCGGCGGCCGGGGCCGCGTCTTCGACCCCGAGGCGTACTCCCCGCCCCTCTCCTGGGCCGTCGAGGCCGCCCGCACCACCCCGCGCGCGGCCCTCAAGATCGCCCCTGGTGTGCCCCACGAGGCGATCCCCGAGGACGCGGAGGCCGAGTGGATCTCGGACCACGGCCATGTGAAGGAGGCCGTCCTGTGGTTCGGCACCGCCCGCCCCGGGCTGCGCCGCGCCACCCTGCTGCCCAGCGTCCACTCCCTCATCGGCACCCCGCACCTCCCGGACCCCGGGCCCGGCCCGGTCGGCCGCTGGCTCTATGAACCGGACGGCGCGGTCATCCGCGCCCATCTGGTCGCCGATGTCGCGGCCCGCGTCGGCGGCCGGCTGATCGATCCGACGATCGCCTACATCACGACGGACGAGCTGCGCCCGACGCCGTACGCCACCGCGTACGAGATCACGGATGTGCTGCCCTTCAACCTGAAGAAGCTCAAGGCGCTGCTGCGGGAGCGCGAGGTCGGCGTGGCGACCATCAAGAAGCGCGGTTCGGCGATCGAGCCGGAGCACCTCCGCAAGAAGCTCCGCCTGGAAGGGGAGAACGCCTGCACCATCGTGCTGACGCGGTCGGCGGGCGCCCCCACGATGCTCCTGGGGCATCCGGCCCAGCCTTAG
- the groL gene encoding chaperonin GroEL (60 kDa chaperone family; promotes refolding of misfolded polypeptides especially under stressful conditions; forms two stacked rings of heptamers to form a barrel-shaped 14mer; ends can be capped by GroES; misfolded proteins enter the barrel where they are refolded when GroES binds), producing MAKILKFDEDARRALERGVNKLADTVKVTIGPRGRNVVIDKKFGAPTITNDGVTIAREVEVEDPYENLGAQLVKEVATKTNDIAGDGTTTATVLAQALVREGLKNVAAGASPAALKKGIDAAVKAVSDDLLATARPIDSKSDIAAVAALSAQDKQVGELIAEAMDKVGKDGVITVEESNTFGLELDFTEGMAFDKGYLSPYMVTDQERMEAVLEDPYILITQGKISSIQDLLPLLEKVIQANASKPLLIIAEDVEGEALSTLVVNKIRGTFNAVAVKAPGFGDRRKAMLGDIATLTGGTVVAEEVGLKLDQVGLDVLGTARRVTVTKDDTTIVDGGGKADEVSGRVAQIKAEIETTDSDWDREKLQERLAKLAGGVCVIRVGAATEVELKEKKHRLEDAISATRAAVEEGIVSGGGSALVHAAKVLENSLDLAGDEATGVAVVRRAAVEPLRWIAENAGLEGYVITSKVAELEKGHGYNAATEEYGDLVKAGVIDPVKVTRSALENAASIASLLLTTETLVVEKPAEEEPEAAGHGHGHAH from the coding sequence ATGGCGAAGATCCTGAAGTTCGACGAGGACGCCCGTCGCGCCCTCGAGCGCGGCGTCAACAAGCTTGCGGACACCGTCAAGGTGACGATCGGCCCCCGCGGCCGCAATGTCGTCATCGACAAGAAGTTCGGTGCTCCGACCATCACCAACGACGGTGTCACGATCGCCCGCGAGGTCGAGGTCGAGGACCCGTACGAGAACCTGGGCGCCCAGCTCGTCAAGGAGGTGGCGACCAAGACCAACGACATCGCGGGTGACGGCACCACCACCGCGACCGTGCTGGCCCAGGCGCTGGTCCGCGAGGGGCTGAAGAACGTGGCCGCGGGCGCCTCCCCGGCCGCCCTCAAGAAGGGCATCGACGCGGCCGTCAAGGCCGTCTCGGACGACCTCCTGGCCACCGCCCGCCCGATCGACTCCAAGTCCGACATCGCCGCCGTGGCCGCGCTGTCCGCCCAGGACAAGCAGGTCGGCGAGCTGATCGCCGAGGCGATGGACAAGGTCGGCAAGGACGGCGTCATCACCGTCGAGGAGTCCAACACCTTCGGCCTGGAGCTCGACTTCACCGAGGGCATGGCCTTCGACAAGGGCTACCTCTCGCCGTACATGGTCACCGACCAGGAGCGGATGGAGGCCGTCCTCGAGGACCCGTACATCCTGATCACCCAGGGCAAGATCTCCTCCATCCAGGACCTGCTGCCGCTGCTGGAGAAGGTCATCCAGGCCAACGCCAGCAAGCCGCTGCTGATCATCGCCGAGGACGTGGAGGGCGAGGCCCTGTCCACCCTCGTCGTCAACAAGATCCGCGGCACCTTCAACGCGGTCGCGGTGAAGGCCCCGGGCTTCGGTGACCGCCGTAAGGCCATGCTCGGCGACATCGCCACCCTTACGGGCGGCACCGTCGTCGCCGAGGAGGTCGGCCTCAAGCTCGACCAGGTCGGCCTGGACGTGCTGGGCACCGCCCGCCGCGTGACCGTCACCAAGGACGACACCACGATCGTCGACGGTGGCGGCAAGGCGGACGAGGTCAGCGGCCGCGTCGCCCAGATCAAGGCCGAGATCGAGACCACGGACTCCGACTGGGACCGCGAGAAGCTCCAGGAGCGGCTCGCGAAGCTGGCCGGCGGCGTGTGCGTGATCCGCGTGGGCGCGGCCACCGAGGTCGAGCTCAAGGAGAAGAAGCACCGCCTGGAGGACGCCATCTCGGCGACCCGCGCCGCGGTCGAGGAGGGCATCGTCTCCGGTGGTGGCTCCGCGCTGGTCCACGCCGCGAAGGTGCTGGAGAACAGCCTGGACCTGGCCGGCGACGAGGCCACCGGTGTCGCGGTGGTCCGCCGCGCCGCGGTCGAGCCGCTGCGCTGGATCGCCGAGAACGCCGGTCTCGAGGGCTACGTCATCACCTCGAAGGTCGCCGAGCTCGAGAAGGGCCACGGCTACAACGCGGCCACCGAGGAGTACGGCGACCTGGTGAAGGCCGGCGTCATCGACCCGGTCAAGGTCACCCGCTCCGCGCTGGAGAACGCGGCGTCGATCGCCTCGCTGCTGCTCACCACCGAGACCCTGGTGGTCGAGAAGCCGGCCGAGGAAGAGCCGGAGGCCGCCGGCCACGGCCACGGTCACGCGCACTGA
- a CDS encoding DUF397 domain-containing protein, which produces MTELNWQKSSYSSAGDGNSCIELASLGAAVALRESDDPRTVVTTTPTKLRALLRSIKAGEFDHLAAVPER; this is translated from the coding sequence ATGACCGAGCTCAACTGGCAGAAATCTTCGTATTCCAGCGCGGGGGACGGCAACTCCTGCATAGAACTCGCCTCCTTGGGCGCGGCCGTGGCCCTCCGCGAGAGCGACGACCCCCGCACCGTCGTGACCACGACCCCCACGAAGCTGAGAGCCCTGCTCCGTTCCATCAAGGCGGGCGAATTCGACCACCTCGCGGCGGTACCGGAGCGGTAA
- a CDS encoding SDR family NAD(P)-dependent oxidoreductase: MTTALITGTTAGIGAAFAGRLAADGHNLVLVARDEKRLREQATDLHDRHGVEADVLVADLSEEDGIAAVEARLGDRTHPVDLLVNNAGFGNRARYLEVPIADELRMLKLHCEAVLRLTSAAAETMRGRGRGGVINVASVAAFFPRGTYGASKAWVVQFTQGAAKDLARSGVRLMALCPGFVRTEFHARAGIKPDNVPSWMWLDPDRLVTAALKDFARGKSLSIPDPRYKAMTGLAKLTPRSALSSLSSKVGRPPAKA; this comes from the coding sequence ATGACGACTGCATTGATTACCGGAACCACGGCGGGCATCGGCGCCGCCTTCGCGGGCCGGCTCGCCGCCGACGGGCACAACCTGGTGCTCGTCGCACGCGACGAGAAGCGGCTGCGGGAGCAGGCGACGGATCTGCACGACCGGCACGGCGTGGAGGCGGACGTGCTGGTGGCGGACCTGTCCGAGGAGGACGGGATCGCGGCGGTCGAGGCCCGGCTGGGGGACCGCACCCACCCGGTCGATCTGCTCGTCAACAACGCCGGTTTCGGCAACCGCGCCCGCTATCTGGAGGTGCCGATCGCCGATGAGCTGCGGATGCTGAAGCTGCACTGCGAGGCGGTGCTGCGGCTGACCAGCGCGGCGGCCGAGACGATGCGCGGCCGGGGGCGCGGCGGGGTGATCAATGTGGCGTCGGTCGCGGCCTTCTTCCCGCGCGGGACGTACGGGGCGAGCAAGGCGTGGGTCGTGCAGTTCACGCAGGGCGCGGCGAAGGACCTGGCGCGTTCGGGGGTACGGCTGATGGCGCTGTGCCCGGGGTTCGTCCGCACCGAGTTCCACGCGCGGGCGGGGATCAAGCCGGACAACGTGCCGAGCTGGATGTGGCTGGACCCGGACCGGCTGGTCACGGCGGCCCTGAAGGACTTCGCCCGGGGCAAGTCGCTGTCCATTCCCGACCCGCGCTACAAGGCGATGACGGGCCTGGCGAAGCTGACCCCGCGTTCGGCGCTCTCCTCCCTCTCCTCCAAGGTCGGCCGCCCCCCGGCGAAGGCGTAG
- a CDS encoding AfsR/SARP family transcriptional regulator, translating into MRVWFGVLGPVVAWDADGRAIALKGPRHRAVLARLIVARRRVVPVSRLVEDLWTEPPPGAVGAVRTFVAALRRALEPRRPPRTPARLLVTDGPGYALRADPDAVDAWRFEQDVAAAATLPPDDAAARLEQALGRWRGPAYADFTDEGWARGERSRLAELRLHAVERQAEARLALDRAAEAVPDLEAHLAEHPWREGAWRTLALALYRTGRQGDALAVLRRARTLLVEQLGVDPGPELRRLETDILGQAPHLAPATAPGGAGGAAAARVWAEAAAAYDRTVATGARARLESTAGLLRDLSMTGGDGLRTARQQRVAAVAAAEELGDPELTARVIGTYDVPAIWTRLDDPEQAAHIVAAAERTLATLAPTPGRPGRPGHEAFGRETPHAEHPAHEATGHHGSGHGRSYHELPSHETPSHEATGHEPPSHRTPSHEATGHHGSGHGRSHHELPSHETPSHEATGHEPPSHRTPSHEATGHHGSGHGRSHHELPSHETPSHEATGHAATRRETTGHEPPSHRPPGHEAAGRETPAPEGTGHWGPGRELSDHETPGREAPKHGTPAHDAVAREGTRHDAVRARLLATVAVESRGSRGRRGAQAAREAEEIARRLDDPALLAFALNGVFMQSFDRAGLAPRRDAIGAELIALSARHGLVAFEVLGHLIRLQARSALADFASADRHAAAADRLGERHERPLVGVFTQWYRALRLAATGGRAAEVEAAYRDAAARLDGAGMPGLERGLLPLALLCLRVEQGRPAPTDADLDWGPYAPWARPLVLLAQGRHAEAATALRAVPDPPRDLLLEALWCLTGRAAIAVGDRETMARARTALAPAAAELAGAGSGLLTLGPVSRHLTDLTNALH; encoded by the coding sequence ATGCGGGTCTGGTTCGGGGTGCTGGGGCCGGTGGTGGCCTGGGACGCCGACGGGCGCGCCATCGCGCTCAAGGGGCCACGGCACCGCGCGGTGCTGGCCCGGCTGATCGTCGCCCGCCGCCGCGTCGTACCCGTCTCACGGCTGGTCGAGGACCTGTGGACGGAACCGCCGCCGGGGGCGGTGGGCGCGGTGCGTACGTTCGTGGCCGCGCTGCGCCGCGCCCTGGAGCCCCGGCGTCCGCCCCGGACCCCGGCCCGGCTGCTGGTCACCGACGGGCCCGGGTACGCGCTGCGGGCCGACCCGGACGCGGTGGACGCCTGGCGCTTCGAACAGGACGTGGCCGCCGCCGCGACCCTGCCGCCGGACGACGCGGCGGCGCGGCTGGAGCAGGCGCTGGGCCGGTGGCGCGGGCCCGCGTACGCGGACTTCACCGACGAGGGCTGGGCCCGGGGCGAGCGCTCCCGGCTGGCGGAGCTACGGCTGCACGCCGTCGAACGGCAGGCCGAGGCCCGGCTGGCGCTGGACCGGGCCGCCGAGGCGGTGCCGGACCTGGAGGCCCATCTGGCCGAGCACCCCTGGCGCGAGGGCGCCTGGCGGACGCTGGCGCTCGCGCTGTACCGCACCGGCCGCCAGGGCGACGCGCTGGCGGTGCTGCGCCGGGCGCGCACGCTGCTGGTCGAACAGCTGGGCGTGGATCCCGGCCCGGAACTGCGCCGACTGGAGACGGACATCCTCGGCCAGGCCCCTCACCTCGCCCCCGCCACGGCGCCGGGCGGGGCGGGGGGCGCGGCGGCGGCCCGGGTGTGGGCCGAAGCGGCCGCCGCCTACGACCGCACCGTGGCCACGGGCGCGCGGGCCCGGCTGGAGTCCACGGCCGGCCTGCTCCGCGACCTCTCGATGACCGGGGGCGACGGACTGCGAACAGCCCGGCAGCAGCGCGTGGCGGCCGTCGCGGCGGCGGAGGAACTGGGCGACCCCGAACTGACCGCCCGCGTGATCGGCACCTACGACGTCCCGGCGATCTGGACCCGCCTGGACGACCCGGAGCAGGCAGCCCACATCGTGGCAGCGGCCGAACGCACCCTGGCCACGCTCGCGCCCACCCCCGGACGGCCCGGACGGCCCGGCCACGAAGCCTTCGGCCGCGAAACCCCGCACGCCGAGCACCCCGCCCACGAAGCAACCGGCCATCATGGGTCCGGCCACGGCCGGTCCTACCATGAGCTGCCCAGCCACGAGACGCCCAGCCACGAAGCAACCGGGCACGAGCCGCCCAGCCACCGGACCCCCAGCCACGAAGCAACCGGCCATCATGGGTCCGGCCACGGCCGGTCCCACCATGAGCTGCCCAGCCACGAGACGCCCAGCCACGAAGCAACCGGGCACGAGCCGCCCAGCCACCGGACCCCCAGCCACGAAGCAACCGGCCATCATGGGTCCGGCCACGGCCGGTCCCACCATGAGCTGCCCAGCCACGAGACGCCCAGCCACGAAGCAACCGGGCACGCGGCAACCCGGCGCGAGACAACCGGGCACGAGCCGCCCAGCCACCGGCCCCCCGGCCACGAGGCCGCCGGCCGCGAAACCCCCGCCCCCGAGGGAACCGGCCACTGGGGGCCCGGCCGGGAGCTGAGCGATCACGAGACGCCCGGCCGCGAAGCGCCCAAGCACGGGACACCCGCACACGACGCCGTCGCCCGCGAGGGCACGCGGCACGACGCGGTCCGGGCTCGGTTGTTGGCCACGGTCGCCGTGGAGTCGCGGGGCAGCCGGGGGCGGCGGGGGGCTCAGGCGGCTCGGGAGGCCGAGGAGATCGCCCGTCGGCTGGACGATCCCGCGCTGCTGGCGTTCGCCCTCAACGGCGTCTTCATGCAGTCCTTCGACCGCGCGGGACTGGCGCCGCGCCGGGACGCGATCGGGGCCGAGCTGATCGCCCTGTCGGCGCGGCACGGTCTGGTCGCCTTCGAGGTGCTCGGCCATCTCATCCGGCTCCAGGCCCGTAGCGCGCTCGCGGACTTCGCGTCGGCCGACCGGCACGCGGCCGCCGCCGACCGTCTGGGCGAGCGCCATGAGCGGCCGTTGGTGGGGGTCTTCACCCAGTGGTACCGGGCGCTGCGGCTGGCCGCGACAGGGGGGCGGGCGGCCGAGGTCGAGGCCGCCTACCGGGACGCGGCCGCGCGGCTGGACGGCGCCGGGATGCCCGGCCTGGAGCGCGGTCTGCTACCGCTCGCGCTGCTCTGTCTGCGCGTGGAGCAGGGGCGGCCCGCGCCGACCGACGCGGACCTCGACTGGGGGCCGTACGCGCCCTGGGCCCGCCCGCTGGTGCTGCTGGCCCAAGGCCGTCACGCCGAGGCCGCGACGGCGCTGCGCGCGGTCCCCGACCCGCCCCGCGACCTGCTGCTGGAGGCCCTGTGGTGCCTCACCGGCCGGGCGGCCATCGCCGTCGGCGACCGGGAGACGATGGCGCGCGCCCGCACCGCGCTGGCCCCGGCGGCAGCGGAACTGGCCGGGGCAGGCAGCGGACTACTCACCCTGGGCCCGGTCTCCCGACACCTCACCGACCTCACCAACGCCCTCCACTGA
- a CDS encoding polysaccharide deacetylase family protein yields MIAFVMMIKAGLSRCLVLAAAAVVLTGCGGLGSPGPHTRTGEATEPARPASATPHAVSGNSGEPPSPGPSGTDSVPGAFPDAYRRWGLDRPLAPPPRPAVKPPLAAVWPPAPGLATVIRRVDTTDRVVFLTLDDGIEKDPAFVDQARDLGLPFTQFLENEVIGDHYDYFRRLRELGNRIGNHTLTHPNLAGKDYATQLHEICGQQQVLHDRLGLEPRLFRPPYGEYDRVTLEAAAECGLGKLVLWRAEMEPGGLVYRSGDGLRPGDIILAHFRGPDLLEGRTMTDMITSMLREIQAQGFTVARLEDYI; encoded by the coding sequence ATGATCGCTTTTGTGATGATGATCAAAGCTGGTCTTTCGAGGTGTCTGGTTCTCGCTGCCGCGGCGGTCGTGCTCACCGGCTGCGGGGGGCTCGGCTCTCCCGGGCCGCACACCAGGACGGGGGAGGCGACCGAGCCCGCGCGGCCGGCCTCCGCCACCCCGCACGCGGTGTCCGGGAACTCCGGGGAGCCGCCGTCCCCGGGTCCGTCGGGGACGGACTCGGTGCCGGGAGCGTTCCCGGACGCGTACCGCCGCTGGGGGCTCGACCGGCCGCTGGCCCCGCCGCCCCGGCCCGCGGTCAAGCCGCCGCTCGCGGCGGTGTGGCCGCCGGCGCCCGGACTCGCGACGGTCATCCGGCGGGTCGACACCACCGATCGGGTGGTTTTCCTGACCCTGGACGACGGGATCGAGAAGGACCCGGCCTTCGTCGACCAGGCCCGGGACCTGGGTCTGCCGTTCACACAGTTCCTGGAGAACGAGGTGATCGGCGACCACTACGACTACTTCCGCCGGCTGCGCGAGCTCGGCAACCGGATCGGCAACCACACGCTCACCCACCCCAACCTCGCCGGTAAGGACTACGCGACCCAGCTCCACGAGATCTGCGGCCAGCAGCAGGTCCTCCACGACCGCCTCGGCCTGGAGCCCCGTCTCTTCCGTCCGCCCTACGGGGAGTACGACAGGGTCACGCTGGAGGCGGCGGCGGAGTGCGGACTGGGAAAGCTGGTGCTGTGGCGCGCCGAGATGGAGCCCGGGGGTCTGGTGTACCGCTCGGGCGACGGGCTCCGGCCCGGGGACATCATCCTCGCCCACTTCCGCGGCCCGGACCTGCTGGAAGGCAGGACGATGACCGACATGATCACTTCGATGCTGCGGGAGATCCAGGCGCAGGGGTTCACGGTGGCCCGGCTGGAGGACTACATCTGA
- a CDS encoding alpha/beta fold hydrolase: MAPVIPGFDYRRVPVADGVSLNAAVAGSGSPVVLLHGFPQTHLMWRHVAADLAADHTVICPDLRGYGASDKPAAGDEPAADDTTYAKRTMAADVVALARALGHDRFALAGHDRGALVAFRAGLDHPAAITHLACLDVLPTLDMWDVMRGTTAAVGFHLFLMAQPPGLPERMIAACPDDFFGHFLDLWAGDPEAIPAEIRTAYLDACRAAVSSIVADYRASAGVDVDHDRADLAAGRRLTMPVTVLQQDWGAALGYDAAELWRAWAADLEHSTVGYGHFMAEEAPAEVAKALRELLAR, from the coding sequence ATGGCCCCTGTCATCCCCGGCTTCGACTACCGGCGCGTCCCCGTCGCCGACGGCGTGTCCCTGAACGCGGCCGTCGCGGGCTCGGGCAGCCCCGTCGTGCTGTTGCACGGGTTCCCGCAGACCCACCTGATGTGGCGGCACGTCGCCGCCGACCTCGCGGCCGACCACACCGTGATCTGCCCCGATCTGCGCGGCTACGGCGCCAGCGACAAACCGGCCGCCGGCGACGAACCGGCCGCCGACGACACCACCTACGCCAAGCGCACCATGGCCGCCGACGTCGTTGCCCTGGCCCGTGCCCTCGGCCATGACCGCTTCGCCCTGGCCGGCCATGACCGCGGCGCCCTGGTCGCCTTCCGGGCCGGCCTCGACCACCCCGCGGCGATCACCCATCTGGCCTGCCTGGATGTGCTGCCGACCCTCGACATGTGGGACGTGATGCGCGGTACCACCGCCGCCGTCGGCTTCCACCTCTTCCTGATGGCCCAGCCCCCGGGGCTGCCCGAGCGGATGATCGCCGCCTGCCCGGACGACTTCTTCGGCCACTTCCTCGACCTGTGGGCGGGCGACCCGGAGGCCATCCCCGCCGAGATCCGCACCGCCTACCTGGACGCCTGCCGGGCCGCGGTGTCGTCGATCGTGGCCGACTACCGCGCCTCGGCCGGTGTCGACGTCGACCACGACCGGGCCGACCTGGCCGCGGGCCGTCGGCTGACGATGCCGGTCACCGTGCTCCAGCAGGACTGGGGCGCCGCCCTCGGCTATGACGCGGCGGAGCTGTGGCGCGCCTGGGCCGCCGACCTGGAGCACTCCACCGTCGGCTACGGCCACTTCATGGCCGAGGAGGCGCCCGCCGAGGTCGCCAAGGCGCTGCGGGAGCTCCTCGCCCGTTAG
- the groES gene encoding co-chaperone GroES yields the protein MTTTSSKVAIKPLEDRIVVQPLDAEQTTASGLVIPDTAKEKPQEGVVLAVGPGRFEDGKRLPLDVSVGDVVLYSKYGGTEVKYSGEEYLVLSARDVLAIVEK from the coding sequence GTGACGACCACCAGCTCCAAGGTTGCCATCAAGCCGCTCGAGGACCGCATCGTGGTCCAGCCGCTCGACGCCGAGCAGACCACGGCCTCTGGCCTGGTCATTCCGGACACCGCCAAGGAGAAGCCCCAGGAGGGCGTCGTCCTGGCCGTGGGTCCGGGCCGCTTCGAGGACGGCAAGCGTCTTCCGCTCGACGTCTCCGTCGGTGACGTCGTGCTCTACAGCAAGTACGGCGGCACCGAGGTGAAGTACAGCGGCGAGGAGTACCTCGTCCTCTCGGCTCGCGACGTCCTCGCGATCGTCGAGAAGTAA
- a CDS encoding helix-turn-helix domain-containing protein has translation MPPRSVPTARQVRLGTELRRMREDAGLSIQEAADRLGINRTHITNLELARFGVSEERVRALAAIYACPDTAYVDALAAMARERKGGWWEEYRGHIATGGLDLAELEYYATSLRVLEIMHMPGLLQTEEYARAVLGSTVPQWSATDLRRRLSHRMKRRDILDRDDPPPCTFVIHEAALRMRFGTRRVLRAQLDSLLESSERKNVTVRVLTFEAGGFHVPGLSVTYALGAVPQLDTAQLDAAHGPVFLDAQSQLANHRGVLDRTTEAALSVEESRDFIRDAAQQT, from the coding sequence ATGCCACCCAGAAGCGTCCCGACCGCGCGTCAAGTCCGGCTCGGAACAGAATTGAGGAGGATGCGCGAGGACGCGGGCCTCAGCATCCAGGAGGCCGCCGACCGGCTGGGCATCAACCGCACCCACATCACCAACCTGGAGCTCGCCCGCTTCGGGGTGAGCGAGGAGCGGGTCCGCGCGCTCGCCGCCATCTACGCCTGCCCGGACACCGCGTACGTCGACGCGCTCGCCGCCATGGCCCGGGAGCGCAAGGGCGGCTGGTGGGAGGAGTACCGGGGCCATATCGCCACCGGCGGGCTCGACCTCGCCGAGTTGGAGTACTACGCCACGAGCCTGCGCGTGCTGGAAATCATGCATATGCCCGGCCTGTTGCAGACGGAGGAGTACGCGCGGGCGGTGCTCGGCTCCACCGTTCCGCAGTGGTCCGCCACCGATCTGCGGCGCAGACTCTCCCACCGCATGAAGCGCCGCGACATCCTGGACCGGGACGATCCGCCGCCGTGCACCTTCGTCATCCACGAGGCGGCGCTGCGCATGCGGTTCGGAACGCGGCGCGTCCTGCGCGCCCAGCTGGACAGCCTGCTGGAGTCCTCCGAGCGGAAGAACGTCACCGTGCGGGTGCTGACCTTCGAGGCCGGAGGGTTCCACGTGCCCGGACTCTCGGTCACCTACGCCCTGGGCGCGGTGCCCCAGCTGGACACCGCGCAACTCGACGCCGCGCACGGCCCGGTCTTCCTGGACGCGCAGTCCCAGCTCGCCAACCATCGTGGCGTGCTGGACCGCACGACCGAGGCGGCCCTCTCGGTGGAGGAGTCACGTGATTTCATTCGTGACGCCGCACAGCAGACATAG